TGCGCGGAGCCCCGACTCCCATGTTCAGCGTGATCGGGCCGCTGGATGTGCCGGGGGCTACTCGTGGCGTGAACCATGAACCGTACAGTCGGGCGCATCCTGACGGGCTGACCCGTCCCTGACCGGGGAAGCGATGCGACGGCTCCGGGCAGCGGGTCAGAGCGGTCGAGCCCAGCGCACCGGTACGTCATAGGCGGCGAAGGCGTGATCGGCGGTCATGATCTCCAGCCCCTCAAGGCGCGCCTGCGCGACGAGCAGCCGGTCGAAGGGGTCGCGGTGGTGCGGCGGCAGGTCGGCGACGCCCAGGGCGTGCTCGTGGGTGACCGGCAGGCCGGCGGTCCCGCTCACCCCCATGCGGCTCGGCACGTACCCTGCGGGCGGCTCGGGGAGGGGCAGCCGGCCGACCGTATACTTGATGGCGATCTCCCAGGCGCTGGCAGCCGACAGGAGCACGTCGTTGCCGGCGTCGGCGAGCAGGTCGAGCATCCCCTCGTCGATGCGTCCCGGCTCCGCCTGCAGCCAGAGCCACACATGCGTGTCGACGAGCAACCTCACGACTCGAACGCGCGCAGCAGCTCCTCGGGCAGGGGCACGTCGAAGTCGTCAGGGACGCGGAAGACGCCTTCGTCGTGGACGTCCTGCCGCCCGCGACCAGCTGGCCGACGCGCCGGCCGCACCAGGGGCGTGAGCGCGCCCTGGCCGCCCTGCTCGCCCTCGATGCCGTGTGCGCGGTGACGGCCAGCGGGTCGTCGCGAGCGTCGGGCCGCGCCTGGTCGCCGAGAGGACGCCCTTGCGCACCTTGACGAACCGGCGCTGCGGGCCAGCCGGTAGGCGGAGTCGACCCCGCGCAGCTCGACGGTGGTCTTCGTCTCGAAGACCCGCTCGCCAATGCGCGGGCCGACGCGGTCGCCGGTGCCGAGCAGGTGACGAGCTGCTTGCCGTCGGCCAGGGTGAGCTTGCCGGTGGTTGTCAGCCTGCGGCCGTCGCCGGCCGAGGTGGTGAACGGGGCGAGCCGGGCCAGGAGTGCGCTGGCGGCCGCCGCGG
The genomic region above belongs to Egibacteraceae bacterium and contains:
- a CDS encoding type II toxin-antitoxin system VapC family toxin yields the protein MRLLVDTHVWLWLQAEPGRIDEGMLDLLADAGNDVLLSAASAWEIAIKYTVGRLPLPEPPAGYVPSRMGVSGTAGLPVTHEHALGVADLPPHHRDPFDRLLVAQARLEGLEIMTADHAFAAYDVPVRWARPL